The Malaclemys terrapin pileata isolate rMalTer1 chromosome 7, rMalTer1.hap1, whole genome shotgun sequence nucleotide sequence gggcagggtggcggAGGGggcgggcagagctggggtgccTGGGGGAGGGTGTCGGGGGGGCAGAGCTAGGGGGAGGGTGGCGGAGGGggcgggcagagctggggtgccTGGGGGAGGGTGTCGGGAGAGGCAGAGCTAGGGGGtgcctggggggagggtgtcgggaggggcagagctagggggtgcctggggggagggtgtctgggaaggagcagagttgggggtgGGTGTCAGAGGGCGGtgcctggggggagggtgtctgaggGGGGGCCAGAACTGGGGATGCTTGGGGGGAGGATGTCtgggggggcagaactgggggtgcctgggggagggtgtcggggggcagagctggggggagggtggcagagggggggccagggctggggatgtCTGGGGGAAGCgtgtctgagcagggggcagagctggggggagggtggcgcgggggggggcagagctggggatgtcTGGGGGGGAAGCGTGTCTGagggggagcagagttgggggtgCCTGGGGGTGGGTGTcatgggggggcagagctggggggtgcctggggggagggtgcctggggggagggtgtctgaggggggcagagttgggggtgcGTGGGGGGAAGGGTGTCTGAGGGGGGGCCAGAACTGGGGATGCTTGGGGGGAAGGGTATCTgaggggggcagaactgggggtgCCTGGGGGGAAGGGTATCTgaggggggcagaactgggggtgcctgggggagggtgtcagggggcagagctggggggagggtggcagagggggggccagggctggggatgtCTGGGGGGAAGCGTGTCTGaacagggggcagagctggggttgcCCCGGGGGGAAGGGTGTCTGACGGCAGAGTGAGTGGGGAAGAGAATTGTGGGTGGGGTGTCTGGGGAGTAATATGTGGGGGAGAGtgtctggttgggggtgcagattTGGGGGTCTAATTGAAGGGAGAATGAGGCAGAAGGAGTAATGTGGGGGGGTCTGAGTGTGTGGGGTGCTACATGAGGGGAATAtatgttggggagaacagagtgaggatgggagcagaggtgagcagTCATGGAACTGATTGAAAAATTAGATTAGGGAGAGAGCTGGTGGGAGGAGTTTCCAGGTCAGTGGTGTCAAATCCTGCAAATAAAGAAGCTGGGATGCAGGGGTGGGAAGCTATAGGTTGCCAATTCCATTTGTATCGGGAGCTCCTTTGGTTTTGCATGTTGGTTAGGCGACTGGCAGGTGGGAGAGTTGTTTTGGGTGTGCGGGAGTTCCTGTCTCACACCTACAGAAGGAAGTGTATGTTTCTTGCAGCTCTCTGAGTTTGTGCTGTGTCTTGAGGCATGAGGAAGGGTTGGAGTTGAACAAGGCCTGGTccacagggtgggggagggagaggtcgggaatcaatctaagttacacaacttcagctatgtgaataatgtagctgaagttgacgtacttagatctactcaccgcggtgtgtTCAATGtggtgagtcgaccgctgccactccccgtcgactctgcctgtgcctctcactccagtggagtaccggaaTCGACGGGAGCACactcggtggtcgatttatcgagtctagactagacatgataaatcaacccccactggatcaatcgctgcccgctgatccggcgggtagtatagacatacccttagaaaagTGTTGCTATTTTTTATTGAGTAGCATCACTGACTGTTCTCAATACTAAACGAGGACAGGTGACTCACCTGTACTGAGGAACATGCACTCTAgtttagaatatcagggttgtcaTGTCTTACTCAGTGCTGTGGAGAGACTCTTTTACTGAATACTCATTTTAAGGGAAGTGCTTAAAGTTCTCtctggaaaaaggagtatttTTTGAGAATTGCTCTGAGAGTGATTCAATGAGATACTGAAAATCTTAGGCCCCAAGCCTGCCAGCAGATTCTTGTGCACATCAGAgccctattgatttcactggaactTGTGGGAGCAGGGTTGTGTCTGACTTTTGAATAGGGAAACATTGCAGCACATTAGCACAAGACAGGATTTAAATCTCCCATCCatcatgtctttttaaaatgtgtttagccCTGAATGGATTATGACCATTTTCTGTGCAGTCAGCAGCATTTTCCGACTTGCAGTTTTCAACACTTAATTTTTCCTGTTGAgctttcctttgttgttgttgagcAGAAGACTTGTTTCCCTTACGAAACAGGTTGTTGCGctggaaacattttcattttgggcTTTACCTTATTAGGAACCATCAGATATTTTCAGAAATGTAcagtttttcatttcttttcacaATGGACGTCTAGTCCTTTCACATTTGAGTAATAATTTTAAGTGCTAACCAAGTAATTTTTGTAAAATACATACATATTTACATACaatgttatttaatatttatggCTGTGCGTACTTGCTATTGAAAATGTAAACTGTACTTTAGGATTGTAATCTTGCCAGTTATTTGGAAAAAACAGTAGCCAATGTTTATTTCCCATTTCATTGTTAAGCATAAGTGTTTGGAGAATCAGGACCTGAGTCACTgacttgtttcattttttttgtaaaaatgggATAATAAAATACTTCATATAGATCAATAAGGATTGGGATAACTGGGTGAaaagttatataatatataagtgcaaaatatttatCATAGGTGTAATTTACAGATTTATCCACATAGGAGATTGTGGAATTTAGAGAAATGAAGAATCTCAAATCAGTAATCATTCTTAATGCTGATATATGGTATATTTGTGTTAATATGGGTACATTCTTGATAGTGtgctctgttgctttttctttATTGCAATACCAGTAagactattttgtttttgttttttaaaatagaactAAGTAAGTTTTCACAAACACTGAATGGAATTCCTTCTTCAAACACAGTCAGCAGTGGAATGGATCCCTTTCATGCTTGCAGTATTCTCCAACAACTTAAAACAATGTACGATGAAGGACAGCTGACAGATATTGTAGTGGAAGTTGATCATGGGAAGACATTTTCCTGTCATAGGAATGTTCTTGCTGCAATCAGTCCTTATTTCAGGTATAGTATGTAGGTCCCTGCACTAGTATTTACCAAGTGCAAAATCACTTCTATAActtattaaataatattttaattattgatAGCAATTATAAAACTTATACCCATCTGCAGCTGTATTCTGTTTAACTTCTGCTAGTGATGACACTTCAGATTTAATaaacatctcttttttttttaatgatctcttccaatttccttttaaaatgaatgaattGGCAGTACCTGTATTTTTAAGGAAACTTACTTTGGAAATGATTTCATCTTAatgttgtctttttaaaaaaaaacaaaaaacctcttcTCTGTGGGAGATCCATTCCATGTTTTTTATCATATCATTCAAAATTTATTTATCTTACCTTCTTAACATCATGCATGCATTTTAGCATACTGACATGCAGTGCATTACAACTTATGATCCTGGTTTGAGTGTGCAGACTAGAAATTCGAGAGAACCTATTATATATGTAAATTGAGCAAACTTAATATGGAATTAATGAGACACAAACATGAAACTCCAGACTGTCATTTCTGTGTCACTTGTAAGAGTACAAGTGCACTTTATATTTAGGTAACTGACCGTGACAGCATTATATGAATGATGATCAGATATGTGCTGTTAGTAGGGttatcaagcaattaaaaaaattgattgcgattaatcgcgctgctaagcaataatagaataccatttatatcaatatttgtggatgttttccacattttcaaatatattgatttcaatttccacacagaatacaaaatgtacagtgctcactttataattattttttattataaatatttgaactgtaaaaataaaaaatatttttcaattaacttaatacaagtactgtagaacaatctttttatcatgaaagttgaacttaaaatgtagagttatgtacaaaaaataactgcattaaaaaataaaaccatgtaaaactttagagcctacaagtccactcagtcctatttcttgttcagccaattgctcaggcaaacaagtttgtttacatttgcaggagataatgctgcccacttcttttgtacaatgtcacctgaaactgagaacaggcattcacatggtactgttgtagccagcatcacaagatatttacatgccagatgcactaaagattcatatgtcccttcatgcttcaaccaccattccagaggacatgagtccatgctgatgGGTTCCGCTCGATAATGATCCCAAGGTGTGCAGACTaatacatgttcattttcatcagctgaggcagatgccaccagcagacggttgattttctttttttggtggttcgggttctgtagtttctgcatcgaagtgttgctcttttaagacttctgaaagcttgCGCCAGACCCCGtcgctctcagattttggaagacacttcagtttcttaaactttgggcctagtgctgtagctatctttagaactctcacgttggtaccttctttgcattttgtcaaatctgcagtgaaagtattcttaaaacaaaCAGCATGCACTGGGtcgtcatctgagactgctataacatgaaatgtatgggagaatgcaggtaaaacacggagcaggaaacatacaattctcccccaaggagttcagtcacaaatgtaattaacttattatatttttttttaacgagcgtcatcagcatggaagcacgtcctctggaacggttgccgaagcatgaagaggcatacgaatgtttagtatatctggcatgtatatgtttagtatatctggctggctacaaaagtgccatgtgaacgtctgttctcactttcaggtgatgtaaataagaagtgggcagcattatctcccgtaaatataaacaaacttgtttctcttagtgattggctgaacaagaagtaggaccgagtggacttataggctctaaagttttacatggttttattttttaatgcagttatgtaacaaaaaaatctacatttgtaagttgtgctttcacGATAAtgagatcgcactacagtacttgtatgaggtgaattgaaaatactattttttatcatttttacagtgtaagtattcgtaataaaaataatataaagtgagcacagtacactttgtattctttgttgtaattgaaatcaatatattcgaaaatgtagaaaaaatcccaaatgtttagtaaatttcaattagtattccattgtttaacagtgcgattaaaactgcgattaattgcgatttttttttagttaatcacgtgagttaactgcaattaatcgacagcgcTAGCTGTTAGAATGGCATGAACGTTATGATAAACTATATTACAGTTATCTTTAGACCTGTAGATAGAAGGGAATTGAAAATAAACtgctaaatatttttcttttgtagatCTATGTTCACTAGCGGCCTTACAGAAAGTACCCAGAAAGAAGTTCGTATAGTTGGTGTTGAAGCAGAGTCAATGCATTTAGTATTGAACTATGCATATACCTCCAGAGTAATGCTGACAGAGGCCAATGTCCAAGCTTTGTTCACTGCAGCTAGTATCTTCCAGATCCCTTCCATACAGGACCAGTGTGCTAAATATATGATCAGTCATTTGGACCCACAAAACTCTATTGGGGTGTTTATCTTTGCTGATCACTATGGTCATCAGGAACTCAAAGACAGATCACAAGACTACATTCGTAAAAAGTTTCTGAGTGTCACCAAAGAGCAAGAGTTTCTCCAGTTGAGAAAAGACCAACTCATAAGTATACTGGACAGTGATGACTTAAACGTAGACAAAGAAGAGCATGTTTACGACAGCGTTATAAGGTGGTTTGAACATGAACAAAATAAAAGAGAAGTGCACCTTCCAGAAATATTTGCCAAATGCATCCGAATGCCTCTGTTGGAAGAAACATTTTTAGAGAGAATCCCTCCCATGTTTGCACAGGCCATAGCCAAAAGCTGTGTACAAAAGGGACAACCTAGTGCCAATGGGTATACACAACGGCTTGGAATGACTGCTTCTGAAATGATCATATGCTTTGATGCTGCCCACAAACACTCAGGAAAGAAGCAAACAGTGCCTTGTTTTGATTCAGTCACAGGGAGAGTGTTTAAACTATGCAAACCACCAAATGATTTGAGGGAAGTTGGAATTCTTGTATCACCTGATAATGATATTTACATTGCAGGAGGCTACAGGCCAAGCAGCAGTGAGGTCTCCATAGACCACAGAGCAGAGAGTGACTTTTGGATGTATGATCACTCTGGTAATAGATGGCTACCTAAGGCTCCTTTGCTACGTGCCAGAATAGGCTGCAAACTGGTTCACTGCTGTGGTAAACTGTATGCAATAGGTGGTCGTGTTTATGAAGGAGATGGCCGAAATTCACTAAAATCTGTGGAGTGTTACGACAGCAGAGAGAACTGTTGGACAGCTGTCTGTCCAATGCCTGTAGCAATGGAATTTCATAGTGCTGTGGAATATAAAGAGAACATCTATGTTTTACAGGGTAAGGTGCTTTAACTGTGTAATCAATATTGTTTTATCAGTAGGGAAGGGAGTTGTCTAGTTCCAGTGCTTCTACTCCTTTGAACTTCCTAAATTGGTCACTTCCTGCAGATTTTAAGAGTGCCAGAGGAGTAGGGAACTgagaaaatgggggtgggggagaacagaggggagatgggaggggcaGTGGAGAATGGAAACATGACATTGCTGCTTAAAGTGGGGGCAGCAATTCCACCTCTTGTATACTTTAAGAGGCTCATTGTGAGGGGGAACTTATCCTCCTTTTTGCCTCCACACCTCATGTAATCTGTAGGCTTATTGGGGACTTTTACAATCTCTCCTCACTTCCTGAGAAGCTTAGTAAGCTcagtacagctggtcagaaaactttcatccatggaggggaaaaaatccagtttttgACCACCTCTGACAATGAGCCTCCTATTTTAGTACAAGGTTATACAAGGTGAAGGAGAATTGGAGTAGATTAAATAGACTTCATGAAATTGTGATTGTTTACAAACACTAGGGATGTGTTGTCTAAAATGGAGTCTACAAGTAAGCCCAAGGAGCAATAGATTTTACAGTGAAGGGGAAATGCTGAAGAACTTGACTGAGTTTACCAGTAGGATACGCAGCGGTCTGTTCTGAGATCCTGAATTCATTATAGTGATGTCAATTACTGTGCCATAATGAAAGGCCTCAGTTATTTTGTTATTAAACCATTACCAATGGAATTATATCATTCTGCTGTAAGAATATATGCAGACCTAATTGTAACATACTTCATAGAAATGTAGCACTGGCAGGGACcttaataggtcatctagtccagtcccctgcactgaggcaggagtaagtactaatctattagagttctttgaaggggtcaacaaacatgtggacaagggggatccagtagacatagtggatttaaatttccagaaagcctttgacaaggtccctcatcaaaggctcttatgtaaattaagttgtcatgggataaaagggaaggtcctttcatggattgagaactggttaaaagacagggaacaaagggtgggaattaatggtaaattctcagaatggagaggggtaactagtggtgttccccaagggtcagtcctaggaccaatcctattcaacttattcataaatgatctggagaaaggggtaaaaagtgaggtggcaaagtttgcagatgatactaaactgctcaagattgttaagaccaaagcagactgtgaagaacttcaaaaagatctcacaaaactaagcgattgggcaacaaaaggcaaatgaaatttaatgtggataaatgtaaagtaatgcacatttgaaaaaaataaccccaactatacatacaatatgatgggggctaatttagctacaacaaatcaggaaaaagatcttggagtcatcgtggatagttctctgaagatgtccatgcagtgtgcagaggtggtcaaaaaagcaaacaggatgttaggaatcattaaaaaggggatagagaataagatggcaaatatattattgcccttatatagatcaatggtacgcccacatcttgagtactgcgtacagatgtggtcgcctcaactcaaaaaagatatactggcactagaaaaggtttagagaagggcaactaaaatgattaggggtttggagggggtcccatatgaggaaagattaaagaggctaggacttttcagcttggaaaagaggagactaaggggggatatgatagaggtatataaaatcatgagtgatgtagagaaagtagataaggaaaagttatttacttatttccataatacaagaactaggggtcaccaaatgaaattaataggcagcaggtttaaaacaaataaaaggaagttcttcttcacacagtgcacagtcaacttgtggaactccttacctgaggaggttgtgaaggctaggactataacagcgtttaaaagagaactggataaattcatggaggttaagtccattaatggctattagccacgatgggtaaggaatggtgtccctagactctgtttgtttgtcagagggtggagatggatggcaggagagagatcacttgatcattacctgttaggttcactccctctggggcacctggcattggccactgtcggtagacaggatactgggctagatggacctttggtctgacccagtacagccattcttatgttcttatgttgacCATCCCTgataagtgtttgtctaacctgttcttaaaaaccttcaatgaggGAGTTTCTACAATCTTcccaggtaatttgttccagtgcttaactacctttacagttaggaagtgtttttctaatgtctaacctaaatctccttgctgcaatttaagcccattacttcttgtcctctcctcagtGATTAAGgagatcactttcctcttctgtaagaaccttttacgtacttgaagactgttatgtccctACTCtgacttctcttctccagactaaacaaacccagttttttcaatcttttcttgttggtcatattttctagaccttttaatcatttttgttgctctcctctggactttctccaatttgtccacagctttgctgaagtgtggtgcccagaactggatacggCCAAGAACTGGCTTTGTAGAATTTGAGGTGACTATTTGAATGGGAGGCCCAAGATCTGCAGAGAAATCCCACACATCTCTAAGCACCTGTAGAGGCTAAGGACTCAATATGTCAGTCCTAGGCCTTCTGTTGGCTACTTTTCCTGACAGGCTCCCCTCTCTGTTCTTGCCAATCTTTGTGAAGGGCAAACCACAAAAGATGCTGACAGCTCAGCATTACTTCCAGAGGGAGAAGAAACCAATGTAGGTTTGCAAGGAGGCAATATTGCAAATCAGTGCCATGATTCCCTCCCAGCTGCACACCACAGCTGCACTGAGTGGGATTGATGGGATTCCGTGGGATCTGGAGAGAATTCTGCAGAGtggttgctttttctttttattgttccTGGACTAAGTGAGCAGAGAGAGCCAAATTGTGTTAGCGAAAAGCATGTAGCAGTATGTCAGTCTGGAGTTTCAGCTAGAATTCGGAGTTTACCATCGTTTTATTTGGGTTTAAGTCAAATGACCCTTAGGGTGTGTTTTATTGAAAGGGAGTGCTAGTGGTAGATTTGGTGCAATGCATAGAATGTTGTTCATCCGTTTTGTTTCAGCCTGCTGCTTAAAAATCTACACTCCTCTTATTAAAGGCTTGTTACTGCAAGTATGTCACCTTTAACTGTTTTTCTGAAATAACAAATGGATAGAAAACGTACAGAAATTTTTTTAGTGAAATATGAGAGTAACTTCCAAGTGGAAACTTCCGAATAAGTGTGTTATTGCTCACATCTTACAGGAGGCACGAGAATGCACCTGTGCAACTTTTGCTGTTGGATGGTTGTGTGGGCTAACTTGATGCTTACACAAATAAAGAAGCTAATCCATTGTGCTACCCAGTGTAACTGTAGATTGTTTTCCTTACACTAAGCCTTACGGGCAAAACACTATTAATTTCCACTGTGTTATTGGTGCAAAAACTGCGTTCTGCAACTTTCCTTACCTAGAAAGAAGCAGCATGTCAATTGCTACTGTTGACAAGTAAGTAGTCTTGTGCCCTTGCCACACACACGTCCACCAAACAAGTTCATATGATTCAAGTATGGGGGCTGACTTTGGCTTTAAAAGACCCATTGGAATGCAACtgttaattatttaattttgtaTCTCAGTGTAGAGAAATCTACCGGTACCCATGTAGCTTAATCTTTTAAACTAAACTCCACCCATTTTAATTTCCTACCATTCTTGCAGACTTTCCTTATTCCTATAATTGGGTGGAAGAATACTTATCTACACTGTTGCTTGGCAAGACGTCTTAAAATATGTATATGGAAGATgctattaaatataattttaagtaCATGCCCTCGTGTGAGGGGAAAAATAACTTTGTTATACTATATTCCGCACCCTTTGAGGAAACTATGATTTTTCTTCAAAGCCCTAAAAGACAGCTTCACCAAGAATGTTTTATAATCCACACCAGCCTTACCCAATTGAAAGAGCACCAGCTTTAGTTTCTCTGTGTCTGAACTTCTGTCATTTTCAACTTTCAGCTAGTAATCTATGCAGTCAATATATGAAGCTCATTATTGTCCAAACCAAAAAGAAGTAATAGTGAATTAGTTAgcaggttcatagaatcatagaatatcagggttggaagggacctcaggaggtcacctagtccaacgccctgctcaaagcaggaccagtccccaactaaatcatgcaAGGACTCCATTTGGTATCCTTTTAAACAAACCATTGCAAGTGACTAATCCATCCATTTCCCTGCTTGCAGGGAAGACAACACAAAAGATTTATAGGTCTAAGATGCACAGTTTCCCAGGTTTAGCATCTTTCATGCAATTCATTCAGAAGTTCTTTATAATCCATAGATGATTAAATAGTGTTTATTTTACCAGGAAATAAAAGAACCAAGCGAATACTTGAAACACCTTAAGCTTTAGAGCCTTGAAGGACTTTCCCCAGAACCTCAAACATGGTTTAGAAGTAGTAAAGGATAGCTAACATGTACATAAATAAAGCATTGCACTGTTGATGGCCTTCAGGCTCCCCCTTTTTCAACCTGATTTCAGAGTCTGACAGCCACGTGGAACTGCATTCAGAACAATAACTCATAACTTCCATCTTACACTtgtggtattttttgtttttgtctctgtAGGAGAATTTTTCCTCTGCTATGATCCACAGAAAGATTACTGGGGTTTTTTAACCCCAATGACTGTGCCTAGAATCCAAGGCTTGGCAGCTGTATACAATGACTCCATCTACTACATCGCTGGAACCTGTGGAAATCATCAGCGTATGTTTACCGTAGAGGCCTATGACATCGAGCTAAATAAGTGGACTAGAAAAAAGGACTTCCCATGCGATCAGTCCATTAATCCCTATATTAAACTGGTactcttcaaaaacaaactccattTGTTTGTCAGAGCCACTCAAGTCACTGTTGAAGAACATGTTTTCAGAACCAGCAGGAAGAATTCACTGTATCAGTATGATGAGGTTACTGACCAGTGGCAAAAAGTGTATGAGACTCCAGATAGGCTTTGGGATTTAGGCCGGCATTTTGAATGTGCTGTAGCTAAGTTGTATCCGCAGTGTCTTCAGaaagttatttaattttattcGGTAACAAGCCTTAGTGATTTCAGTGGTATCTGATGTTAGAGAAAAcatgtcttaaaagaaaacaaagaaattgtCAGTATTTAATGTAAGCTGAAAGAGACAGTTTTTTGTACATGGGGATGGGTGCTCTTTAAAGGTTGCAGGCTGGTGAGGGAATTACtggttcattttaaaattgctgaTATTTTCCAGGTGAGCAAGAAGGAGGAGGTTACAAGTGCAATTATCAGCATTTTTTTCTGGTAAACACTTAATCATGTCATTCTTGAGGAGTGTTTTTGTGATAAAAGTAAATGAAGAATAGAAGAGCCAGGATAACTATGCACTACAATGAAAGAAAATTAGCATTAATAGCTAAGGACATCCAAGCTAGTttgaagtgacttttttttttttatacggGTAAAATCCTGAGGCAATATCACTAGGTCTTTATTTTAGAGCAACTGAAAGTACATAGAGGAATGCTAGctcctgattattttttttgtacTGTTTTGATGTCTACTAAAATGTTCATAATGTTGTTTGTGCACTACCTTAGTTTGGGAGAAATATTGAAGTTGGAAGCAGAACATGAAGTATATTTGTCCGAAACAGAGAAGGCATACTATCATTTTCTATCTGTGGGCTTTGTTAAAATCAAGCTAACAGTATAAAtagctattttctgccaattaaATGTAGTGCTTGAAAAGCAGTTTTGACACTGCTTAAAAACATTTTCCATCCCATAAAGGGCTTAAACCCAAAAGTTGATGGTGCTAGTACATTTTTAATACTTGTATGTCTGAAATGAATGGGCCAACCCTACACCACTATTTAAAACAGACTGCTATTATTAATAGAGTCTGTCTTCTTAGGACCCTATCCTGCCAttgtggggttgttgttttttaccatATTTTTACTGCAGTAGGAGTTCCTGCACAGAATGATGACAGGATATGGACTTAGTGGCTATTAATTTTGTGGAGAGCTCATGCTGCTTCTCATAAAGTGTTTGCATGTGCTCAAGGAATACTGAAGAATGTGGCTTAACTTGATTATTCTCCTTTTTCCAACCCCCCAATTACCTTTTACTATTCTATTCTGACCTATaatgtgaaaaattttgcactACTGAGCTGTCTTCATGATCCaatttattaaaacaaagttGTCCACAGAAATCCATGGTTTAAAGAATTTTAAATGCAGGTGTAGAATAAGGATCCAATATATTATAACACTTTCTCTGTGAATTGAACATCTAAC carries:
- the KBTBD8 gene encoding kelch repeat and BTB domain-containing protein 8 isoform X2 encodes the protein MDPFHACSILQQLKTMYDEGQLTDIVVEVDHGKTFSCHRNVLAAISPYFRSMFTSGLTESTQKEVRIVGVEAESMHLVLNYAYTSRVMLTEANVQALFTAASIFQIPSIQDQCAKYMISHLDPQNSIGVFIFADHYGHQELKDRSQDYIRKKFLSVTKEQEFLQLRKDQLISILDSDDLNVDKEEHVYDSVIRWFEHEQNKREVHLPEIFAKCIRMPLLEETFLERIPPMFAQAIAKSCVQKGQPSANGYTQRLGMTASEMIICFDAAHKHSGKKQTVPCFDSVTGRVFKLCKPPNDLREVGILVSPDNDIYIAGGYRPSSSEVSIDHRAESDFWMYDHSGNRWLPKAPLLRARIGCKLVHCCGKLYAIGGRVYEGDGRNSLKSVECYDSRENCWTAVCPMPVAMEFHSAVEYKENIYVLQGEFFLCYDPQKDYWGFLTPMTVPRIQGLAAVYNDSIYYIAGTCGNHQRMFTVEAYDIELNKWTRKKDFPCDQSINPYIKLVLFKNKLHLFVRATQVTVEEHVFRTSRKNSLYQYDEVTDQWQKVYETPDRLWDLGRHFECAVAKLYPQCLQKVI
- the KBTBD8 gene encoding kelch repeat and BTB domain-containing protein 8 isoform X1; the protein is MAALGELSKFSQTLNGIPSSNTVSSGMDPFHACSILQQLKTMYDEGQLTDIVVEVDHGKTFSCHRNVLAAISPYFRSMFTSGLTESTQKEVRIVGVEAESMHLVLNYAYTSRVMLTEANVQALFTAASIFQIPSIQDQCAKYMISHLDPQNSIGVFIFADHYGHQELKDRSQDYIRKKFLSVTKEQEFLQLRKDQLISILDSDDLNVDKEEHVYDSVIRWFEHEQNKREVHLPEIFAKCIRMPLLEETFLERIPPMFAQAIAKSCVQKGQPSANGYTQRLGMTASEMIICFDAAHKHSGKKQTVPCFDSVTGRVFKLCKPPNDLREVGILVSPDNDIYIAGGYRPSSSEVSIDHRAESDFWMYDHSGNRWLPKAPLLRARIGCKLVHCCGKLYAIGGRVYEGDGRNSLKSVECYDSRENCWTAVCPMPVAMEFHSAVEYKENIYVLQGEFFLCYDPQKDYWGFLTPMTVPRIQGLAAVYNDSIYYIAGTCGNHQRMFTVEAYDIELNKWTRKKDFPCDQSINPYIKLVLFKNKLHLFVRATQVTVEEHVFRTSRKNSLYQYDEVTDQWQKVYETPDRLWDLGRHFECAVAKLYPQCLQKVI